A window of the Serratia symbiotica genome harbors these coding sequences:
- a CDS encoding DUF7706 family protein: MNYINESKTIIATVTTELTQNQALALVQFVNRLAWSVIQACAIGVMGAKLLSMKMKPG; this comes from the coding sequence TTGAATTACATAAATGAAAGCAAGACCATTATCGCTACAGTTACCACCGAATTAACCCAGAATCAGGCACTGGCATTGGTACAATTTGTAAATCGCTTAGCCTGGTCTGTTATTCAGGCCTGCGCTATCGGGGTAATGGGAGCGAAGCTACTATCGATGAAGATGAAACCTGGGTGA
- a CDS encoding tyrosine-type recombinase/integrase, with protein MLMTSSERPVAVTQYETALTLRRMAMLQPYLPKYLLAPEVAVLLHYLPDERQRMLYATLWNTGARITEALTLTPEDLQLEGSRPCVRLRTLKQRRRGRGRPSADEKIARIVPLLDVDYVEQLHRFLATFRPGRRRPLFDISRKTAWLWLQQAVDRAREEGIEFTLPAINPKTLRHSFAMHLFFNHVPPKVVQTYMGHERYESTEVYLKVFALDVAPQLGVTFSLDHREYTHLLMRE; from the coding sequence ATGTTGATGACCAGCAGCGAACGGCCGGTTGCCGTGACGCAGTATGAGACCGCCCTCACGCTGCGGCGCATGGCGATGCTGCAGCCCTACCTCCCCAAATACCTGCTGGCACCCGAGGTGGCGGTGCTACTGCATTATCTGCCGGATGAGCGGCAGCGCATGTTGTATGCCACGTTGTGGAACACCGGTGCCCGCATTACCGAAGCCCTGACGTTGACGCCGGAGGATCTGCAGCTCGAGGGGTCGCGCCCATGCGTTCGATTGCGCACGTTGAAACAACGCCGACGGGGCAGGGGACGGCCATCGGCCGATGAAAAGATCGCCCGGATAGTGCCACTGCTCGATGTTGACTACGTCGAGCAGCTGCACCGGTTCTTGGCCACCTTCAGGCCCGGCCGTCGGCGCCCATTATTTGACATCAGCCGGAAAACCGCCTGGTTGTGGCTGCAGCAGGCAGTCGACAGAGCAAGGGAGGAGGGGATTGAATTTACACTGCCGGCCATCAATCCCAAGACGCTGCGGCACAGCTTTGCGATGCACTTGTTCTTCAACCATGTGCCACCGAAAGTGGTGCAGACCTACATGGGCCATGAACGCTATGAAAGCACGGAGGTGTATTTGAAGGTATTTGCGTTGGACGTGGCACCACAGTTGGGGGTGACGTTCTCACTGGATCACCGCGAGTACACGCACCTGCTAATGCGAGAATAG
- a CDS encoding IS3 family transposase (programmed frameshift), which yields MKKRNFSAEFKRESAQLVVDQNYTVADAASAMDVGLSTMTRWVKQLRDERQGKIPKASPITPEQIEIRELRKKIQRIEMENEIFKKGYRALDVRLPEQFSIIGKLRAHYPVVTLCHVFGVHRSSYKYWKNRPEKPDGRRAVLRSQVLELHSVSHGSAGARSIATMATMKGFRMGRWLAGRLMKELGLVSCQQPTHRYKCGGLEHIAIPNHLERQFAVTEPNQVWCGDVTYIWTGRRWAYLAVVLDLFARKPVGWAMSFSPDSRLTIKALEMAWEARGKPAGVMFHSDQGSHYTSRQFRQSLWRYRIRQSMSRRGNCWDNSPMERFFRSLKNEWVPVTGYINFSDAAHAITDYIVGYYSALRPHEYNGGLPPNESENRYWKNSNAVASFS from the exons ATGAAAAAAAGAAATTTCAGTGCAGAGTTCAAACGCGAATCCGCTCAACTGGTCGTTGACCAGAACTACACCGTGGCAGATGCAGCCAGTGCTATGGATGTCGGCCTTTCCACAATGACGCGATGGGTGAAGCAGTTGCGTGATGAGCGGCAGGGAAAAATACCTAAAGCCTCTCCCATTACTCCTGAACAAATTGAAATACGTGAGCTGAGGAAAAAAATACAACGTATTGAAATGGAAAACGAAATAT TTAAAAAAGGCTACCGCGCTCTTGATGTCAGACTCCCTGAACAGTTCTCGATAATCGGGAAACTCAGAGCGCATTATCCGGTGGTCACACTCTGCCACGTGTTCGGGGTTCATCGCAGCAGCTACAAATACTGGAAAAACCGTCCTGAAAAACCAGATGGCAGACGAGCTGTATTACGCAGCCAGGTACTGGAACTGCATAGCGTCAGCCATGGCTCTGCTGGCGCAAGGAGTATCGCAACTATGGCAACCATGAAGGGCTTCAGGATGGGACGATGGCTCGCCGGCAGGCTCATGAAAGAGCTGGGGCTGGTCAGTTGTCAACAGCCCACTCATCGGTATAAATGCGGTGGCCTTGAACACATCGCTATCCCGAATCACCTTGAGCGGCAGTTCGCAGTGACAGAGCCTAATCAGGTGTGGTGTGGCGATGTGACCTATATCTGGACAGGCAGGCGCTGGGCCTACCTCGCCGTTGTTCTCGACCTGTTCGCGAGAAAACCGGTGGGCTGGGCAATGTCGTTCTCACCGGACAGCAGGCTGACCATCAAAGCGCTGGAGATGGCGTGGGAGGCCCGGGGAAAACCAGCCGGAGTGATGTTCCACAGCGATCAGGGCAGCCATTACACAAGCAGACAGTTCCGGCAGTCACTGTGGAGGTATCGGATCAGACAGAGTATGAGTCGGCGTGGAAACTGCTGGGATAATAGCCCAATGGAGCGCTTCTTCAGGAGTCTGAAGAACGAATGGGTACCGGTGACGGGTTACATAAACTTCAGCGATGCAGCCCACGCAATAACGGACTATATCGTTGGGTATTACAGCGCGCTCAGGCCGCATGAATATAACGGTGGGTTACCACCAAACGAATCGGAAAACCGATACTGGAAAAACTCTAACGCGGTGGCCAGTTTTAGTTGA
- a CDS encoding fimbrial protein: MKLNNRSAAVVLGFVLASSAASAADPAPAPAPGSQGQGTVTFKGSVIDSPCSITSETANQTVDMGQISNSALKKAGKSTPRPFSIKLENCDVSSLTNKTVTATFTGTASKAQPTNLALVGQVSGAALVITNGDGASVSLGSPTQPTSVHNGNNTLSYAAYLQGDSEKVAIVPGDFSSVANFTLAYQ, from the coding sequence ATGAAATTGAATAATCGCTCAGCCGCTGTAGTATTGGGTTTCGTATTAGCCAGCAGTGCTGCTTCTGCTGCTGATCCAGCTCCAGCTCCAGCTCCTGGTAGCCAGGGTCAGGGTACGGTGACCTTTAAAGGCTCTGTTATTGATTCACCTTGCTCTATCACCTCTGAAACAGCGAACCAGACTGTTGATATGGGCCAGATCTCAAATTCAGCGTTGAAGAAAGCTGGTAAGTCAACTCCGCGTCCTTTCTCTATCAAGCTGGAAAACTGCGATGTTTCTTCATTGACGAATAAAACCGTTACCGCCACCTTTACCGGCACCGCGTCTAAAGCACAGCCGACAAACCTGGCGTTAGTTGGCCAGGTATCTGGAGCAGCGCTGGTTATCACTAACGGCGATGGTGCCTCTGTCAGTCTGGGTAGCCCAACACAGCCAACCTCTGTTCATAATGGTAACAACACGCTTTCTTACGCTGCATACCTGCAAGGTGATTCTGAGAAGGTGGCTATAGTACCTGGTGATTTCTCTTCGGTTGCTAACTTCACTCTCGCCTACCAGTAA
- a CDS encoding SIR2 family protein, with protein sequence MPRVDYQKQAQDYYGKAPLIILGSGASAAHGMPGMGMLATYLVANTDTSGLSASDILAWDKFCQVLLDGVDLESALHQVAVTEELTSRIITATWTLISFEDIRVFHYSLQNKAMFPLSRLLNHMFKTSLPQINIVTTNYDRLAEYACDQEGVHHYTGFSHGFFRQRAAPDGIKSARRVNIWKVHGSLDWFKSPLEDIVALSNIEGIPANYRPEIVTPGTQKYQTTHLEPYRSTIDNADLAIKAANSFLCIGYGFNDEHIQPNIMAKCIRQNTPITIITYALSNAAKELILDGKAQNYLAIERGEIDEQSFVYSSLDKTRLIVEKNIWSLESYLSLIM encoded by the coding sequence ATGCCAAGGGTTGATTATCAAAAGCAGGCTCAAGACTACTATGGTAAGGCTCCTCTCATTATCCTAGGCAGTGGAGCATCAGCTGCCCATGGCATGCCTGGAATGGGTATGCTTGCGACGTATTTGGTGGCAAATACCGACACTTCGGGCTTGTCTGCTTCCGATATTTTGGCTTGGGATAAATTCTGTCAGGTCTTATTAGACGGTGTTGATCTGGAATCTGCGCTGCATCAGGTGGCTGTTACTGAAGAGTTGACCTCAAGAATTATCACAGCAACCTGGACGCTCATCAGTTTTGAAGACATTCGAGTCTTCCACTATAGCCTTCAGAACAAAGCAATGTTTCCGCTGAGTCGCCTGCTGAACCACATGTTTAAAACAAGCCTCCCCCAAATAAATATCGTCACTACGAATTATGACAGGCTGGCAGAATATGCCTGCGATCAGGAGGGGGTCCATCATTATACGGGCTTCTCACACGGATTTTTTCGGCAACGTGCTGCACCGGATGGAATCAAGTCTGCACGCAGGGTCAATATCTGGAAGGTTCACGGTTCTCTGGACTGGTTTAAATCGCCCCTTGAAGACATCGTCGCCCTTTCAAATATTGAAGGGATACCGGCTAACTATAGGCCGGAAATCGTGACCCCGGGCACTCAGAAATATCAAACAACACATTTAGAACCATATCGCTCGACTATTGACAATGCCGATTTGGCCATCAAAGCTGCCAATTCCTTCCTGTGCATTGGCTACGGCTTCAATGACGAGCATATTCAGCCAAACATCATGGCCAAATGTATTCGTCAGAATACCCCTATCACGATTATCACCTATGCACTATCAAACGCTGCAAAAGAGCTCATCCTTGATGGCAAGGCGCAGAATTACCTGGCAATCGAACGGGGAGAAATAGATGAGCAGTCCTTCGTCTACTCCTCTTTGGATAAGACTCGACTGATCGTTGAAAAAAACATATGGAGTCTTGAGAGTTATCTGTCACTCATCATGTAG
- a CDS encoding stationary phase growth adaptation protein, which yields MKIDEVEKWRPFTDVEGITWDLSFLDAHEVLYTHHCEDKPDRVYKFIVSYSFHCFCKDYPEQSEDKKMALMYHSPKESRPFCKNRYRLAQRYLKDMILSLDRQRIIHAGYGSYAVIDVLNDEGERCYYHVPFRAFRERKKLRIHVTSAYPVDAKPGGGKVGFFVIARNLLAGKPLPHP from the coding sequence GTGAAAATTGATGAGGTGGAAAAATGGCGGCCTTTCACCGATGTGGAGGGGATCACCTGGGATCTTTCCTTTCTTGACGCCCACGAGGTGCTCTACACGCACCACTGCGAGGATAAGCCAGACAGGGTGTACAAATTTATCGTCTCCTACTCGTTTCACTGTTTTTGCAAAGATTACCCGGAACAGAGCGAAGATAAGAAGATGGCGCTGATGTACCACTCGCCTAAGGAGTCGCGCCCGTTCTGCAAAAACCGTTACCGCCTGGCGCAACGCTACCTTAAAGACATGATACTGTCGCTGGATCGTCAGCGAATTATCCATGCCGGCTATGGCAGCTATGCGGTGATCGATGTATTGAATGACGAGGGCGAGCGCTGCTATTACCACGTACCCTTCAGGGCATTCCGGGAACGGAAAAAACTCCGGATACATGTGACCAGCGCCTATCCGGTTGATGCCAAACCCGGGGGCGGAAAGGTGGGATTCTTTGTTATTGCTCGTAATTTGCTCGCTGGTAAGCCGTTACCACACCCCTGA
- a CDS encoding IS110 family transposase, translating to MTITTVGIDLAKNVFAVHCVDQNGKTVLVKPRVSRAALPELIAGLPPCVIGMEVCSGAHYWARLFRQYGHKPRLMATKFVSPYRMAGKSGKNDAADAQAICEAVRRPHMRFVPVKDESQQTMQWVAEQKNSLPLQVQQCVDDLLEHIDRIDDNITEYDRILSRMAKSDHRSQPLMELKGIGPTTACALVASIGNAHDFKNGRQLAAWLGLTPSQYSSGGKSKLGRITKAGDSYLRTLLVQGARSVLISAEKRTDSFSRWVCTLVERRGYWRAVVAIAAKNARLCWASLHYGDDFRLYSAS from the coding sequence ATGACCATTACCACTGTCGGTATCGATCTTGCTAAAAATGTGTTCGCTGTCCACTGCGTTGACCAGAATGGAAAAACTGTTTTGGTAAAACCCAGGGTATCACGTGCAGCACTTCCTGAACTGATTGCTGGTTTGCCACCCTGTGTTATCGGGATGGAAGTATGCTCCGGGGCGCATTACTGGGCAAGACTGTTTCGGCAGTATGGCCATAAACCTCGTCTGATGGCTACAAAGTTTGTATCTCCTTATCGCATGGCCGGTAAATCAGGGAAAAATGATGCGGCTGATGCCCAGGCTATCTGCGAAGCTGTCCGTCGTCCGCATATGCGGTTTGTGCCAGTAAAGGATGAGAGTCAGCAGACGATGCAATGGGTTGCTGAACAGAAGAATTCTTTGCCACTTCAGGTTCAGCAATGTGTTGATGATTTGCTGGAACACATTGATCGCATTGATGATAACATTACTGAATATGACCGAATTCTGTCCCGTATGGCAAAATCCGATCACCGCAGCCAGCCACTGATGGAACTGAAAGGGATTGGTCCCACAACGGCCTGTGCGCTGGTCGCCAGTATCGGTAATGCGCATGATTTTAAAAATGGGCGTCAACTGGCCGCCTGGCTGGGGCTTACACCATCGCAGTACAGTAGTGGCGGAAAATCAAAGCTTGGCAGGATAACGAAAGCGGGCGATTCATATCTGCGAACGCTTCTGGTTCAGGGTGCCCGTTCGGTTCTGATTAGCGCAGAGAAAAGGACTGACTCATTCAGCCGTTGGGTTTGTACGTTGGTTGAGCGCAGAGGATACTGGCGTGCTGTTGTGGCCATTGCCGCCAAAAATGCGAGGCTGTGCTGGGCATCATTGCATTACGGGGATGATTTCAGGCTGTACTCAGCCAGCTAA
- a CDS encoding fimbrial protein, protein MEKPMRFIRLTIRITPSLIATALLFFFNFDTSAYLCHNKQTGKTIIEGDSSVTVPISRTVTPGEQVVIDVGKYYECKNTDPREYSDYMDTQDNASSTNLPPEFETGAYINGGKYSFPLPKVNVLTLPKGGDSNYHIVPIQVFYTMKEDPGQMVKISKGETLAILKLHKYATTTGGPRDLHDFTWNIIADNDAVLTSGSCEINNGRNIDVDFGRVNRWSLISDSSDSQFRRQVDVPYNCTNPVSMSIAITLSADRATFSNDAIKTSNDNLGVQMFENGQLVKPGDSVHTQLVKGIGSSQFEFVLIKNANSTVNTGDFTGRAVLVMSAD, encoded by the coding sequence ATGGAAAAACCGATGCGATTTATCCGATTAACGATACGTATTACCCCCAGCCTTATCGCTACTGCTTTATTATTCTTTTTCAACTTTGATACATCGGCATATCTTTGCCACAATAAGCAGACTGGAAAAACCATTATAGAGGGAGATTCATCGGTCACCGTGCCAATAAGCCGAACTGTTACGCCTGGCGAACAGGTGGTTATTGATGTTGGGAAGTATTACGAGTGTAAAAACACTGATCCGCGTGAATACAGCGACTATATGGATACCCAGGACAATGCCTCGTCTACCAATCTGCCTCCCGAATTTGAAACCGGGGCCTATATTAACGGCGGAAAATACAGTTTCCCGTTACCCAAGGTAAACGTCCTTACCCTGCCGAAAGGGGGCGATAGCAACTACCATATTGTCCCGATACAGGTGTTTTATACGATGAAAGAAGACCCTGGCCAGATGGTGAAAATCAGCAAAGGAGAAACGTTGGCTATCCTGAAGTTGCATAAATACGCCACCACAACCGGCGGCCCGAGAGATCTACATGACTTCACTTGGAATATTATCGCCGATAATGATGCTGTCCTTACCTCGGGAAGCTGCGAAATCAACAATGGCCGCAATATTGATGTTGATTTTGGCCGTGTCAACAGATGGTCGCTGATCAGCGACAGTTCTGACAGCCAGTTCAGAAGGCAGGTGGACGTCCCTTATAACTGTACGAACCCGGTATCAATGTCGATCGCTATTACGCTTTCGGCTGACAGAGCCACATTCTCCAATGATGCGATTAAAACCTCCAATGACAATCTTGGTGTACAGATGTTCGAGAATGGCCAGTTGGTGAAACCGGGGGATTCAGTACATACGCAACTGGTCAAGGGTATCGGCAGCAGCCAGTTTGAGTTTGTACTGATTAAAAATGCTAACAGTACGGTAAACACCGGCGATTTTACTGGCAGAGCGGTGCTGGTGATGAGTGCGGATTAG
- a CDS encoding ParA family protein, which produces MSEVPMQSLLTPLANTLASIIAIMNNKGGAGKTSTITNLAMTLAQAGRRVLLIDGDQQANSTEVMANGKKYYAQYGHTICDLYNNPRFNILDAIIPAVSGSDVIDNLFIIPSDPSFERVMENCLTRHHREKILSRHLQPVMAKFDYILIDCSPGLNLSTTNAAFMADHVLIPVDGGSFALTGLDVVLDYLDEIRETHFTQFSVFRNEYNGTKKKMNTYLHDQLASNERTQDNYLQTRIRADENISQAQVACVPLYFYNKGSLALNDYRALMRELETVLSKEAA; this is translated from the coding sequence ATGTCAGAAGTCCCTATGCAATCCTTACTCACGCCCCTGGCCAATACGTTGGCCAGCATCATCGCCATCATGAACAACAAAGGCGGTGCAGGTAAAACTTCCACGATCACTAACCTCGCCATGACGCTCGCTCAGGCTGGCCGTCGCGTACTGCTTATCGACGGTGACCAGCAAGCCAACTCGACAGAAGTGATGGCCAACGGCAAAAAATACTACGCGCAATACGGTCACACCATTTGCGATTTGTACAATAACCCGCGCTTCAACATTCTTGATGCCATCATTCCGGCCGTCAGCGGATCAGATGTGATCGACAACCTTTTCATCATCCCATCTGATCCGTCGTTTGAGCGCGTGATGGAAAATTGCCTGACCCGTCACCACCGGGAAAAAATTCTGTCCCGTCATCTGCAGCCTGTGATGGCTAAATTCGACTACATCCTGATCGACTGTTCACCGGGACTGAACCTGTCCACCACGAACGCCGCCTTCATGGCAGATCATGTGCTCATTCCCGTCGATGGCGGTAGCTTTGCCCTGACTGGCTTGGATGTCGTACTCGACTACCTGGACGAAATCAGGGAAACCCACTTTACCCAGTTCAGCGTGTTCCGCAATGAGTACAATGGCACCAAGAAGAAAATGAACACCTATCTTCACGATCAGTTGGCCAGTAACGAGCGAACCCAAGACAATTACCTGCAAACCCGTATCCGGGCCGATGAGAACATATCTCAGGCACAGGTGGCATGCGTCCCACTCTACTTTTATAACAAAGGGTCCCTAGCCCTGAACGATTACCGCGCACTGATGCGTGAACTTGAAACTGTCTTATCGAAAGAGGCTGCATAA
- a CDS encoding fimbria/pilus periplasmic chaperone codes for MAAAMATAALLTGVQQASAAIALDRTRIIFGGENHSISLNLSNQNRELPYLAQGWIEDDKGNKIESPLMVLPPLQRVEPGGKSQVKIQATSAINALPQDHESLFYFNLREIPPRSEKPNMLQIALQTRIKLFFRPAKLQAGQNGYSGLWQQKLTLTREGDKYRITNPTPYFVTIVAAQTAQSREDIASFNPLMIAPQSSALLNLSAKALGSSPVLTYINDFGGRPKLIFNCNAATCSVKENLPG; via the coding sequence ATGGCAGCGGCCATGGCGACTGCCGCCCTCCTTACGGGCGTACAGCAAGCCAGCGCGGCCATTGCTCTCGATCGCACCCGCATAATTTTCGGCGGCGAAAATCACTCTATTAGCCTGAATCTTAGCAATCAGAATAGAGAACTGCCCTATCTGGCGCAGGGATGGATTGAAGATGACAAAGGGAATAAAATTGAGTCTCCCCTGATGGTACTTCCCCCCCTGCAACGTGTGGAGCCGGGGGGAAAAAGCCAGGTAAAAATCCAAGCTACCTCGGCGATAAATGCGCTGCCGCAGGATCACGAATCCCTGTTTTACTTCAATCTGCGCGAAATTCCACCACGCAGTGAAAAACCTAATATGCTGCAAATTGCACTACAGACTCGCATCAAGCTGTTCTTCAGACCAGCCAAACTGCAAGCGGGCCAGAATGGTTACAGTGGCCTTTGGCAGCAAAAGCTGACGCTGACGCGGGAAGGCGATAAGTATCGTATAACTAACCCAACACCCTACTTCGTCACAATTGTCGCGGCACAAACCGCTCAGAGCAGGGAAGATATCGCTAGCTTTAATCCGCTGATGATTGCTCCACAGAGTTCAGCGCTGCTTAACCTGAGTGCGAAAGCCCTCGGCAGCAGCCCGGTGCTCACCTATATCAACGATTTTGGCGGGCGTCCGAAGCTGATATTTAACTGCAACGCAGCTACCTGTAGCGTGAAAGAGAACCTGCCAGGCTAA
- a CDS encoding DUF7706 family protein, with protein MIKDAISGLQKALAEAGFSPR; from the coding sequence GTGATTAAAGATGCTATATCTGGATTGCAGAAAGCGTTGGCGGAGGCCGGATTCAGCCCTCGTTAA
- a CDS encoding DNA methyltransferase, with translation MSRYILGDSVQVMAGYPANSIDFILTDPPYLVGYTDRSGRSIANDKKDDWVRPAFREMFRLLKPDSLAVSFYGWSRVDTFMAAWKQTGFRVVGHLVFTKPYASKSAFVGYQHECAYILAKGRPALPAQPRSDVQPWEYTGNRHHPTEKPVSILQPLIESFTQPGAIVLDPFAGSGSTCVAAARAGRRYIGIELLAQYHTIGQQRLHRMRPLSAA, from the coding sequence ATGTCCCGATATATCCTGGGTGACTCCGTGCAGGTGATGGCTGGCTATCCGGCCAACAGCATTGATTTTATTTTGACCGACCCCCCTTATCTGGTTGGTTATACCGACCGCAGTGGCCGCAGCATTGCCAATGACAAAAAAGATGACTGGGTGCGGCCGGCGTTCCGTGAAATGTTCCGGTTGCTCAAGCCCGACAGTCTGGCGGTGAGTTTCTACGGCTGGAGCCGGGTAGACACCTTTATGGCCGCATGGAAGCAAACCGGGTTCCGCGTTGTGGGTCACCTGGTGTTCACCAAGCCCTACGCCTCGAAATCGGCTTTTGTCGGCTACCAGCATGAATGCGCGTACATTTTGGCGAAAGGACGCCCGGCACTGCCGGCACAACCGCGCTCTGACGTTCAGCCCTGGGAATACACGGGCAATCGTCACCACCCAACGGAAAAGCCTGTGTCCATTTTGCAACCGCTGATTGAGTCGTTCACGCAGCCCGGCGCGATAGTCCTTGACCCCTTTGCTGGTAGCGGCTCTACCTGTGTCGCCGCTGCTCGGGCAGGGCGTCGCTATATCGGTATTGAGCTTTTGGCGCAGTACCACACTATCGGTCAGCAGCGGCTGCATCGTATGCGCCCCCTGAGCGCGGCATAA